From Variimorphobacter saccharofermentans, one genomic window encodes:
- a CDS encoding IS66 family transposase, whose protein sequence is MVYRLLNQEQYLRTFLEDPTVPLDNNSAEIAIRSFC, encoded by the coding sequence ATGGTTTACCGTTTACTAAATCAAGAACAGTACCTACGTACTTTTCTAGAGGATCCAACAGTGCCCCTGGATAATAATTCTGCTGAAATAGCAATTCGCAGTTTTTGCTGA
- a CDS encoding IS3 family transposase has translation MEDKLNDEGERRLNVSGVLRVLGVSRNGYYSYRKRLPSDRQKRKEAIMEKIMAIYNESHQNYGAPKITKVLQSEGEKISEKTVGNYMHELGIRAQYVKPYTVTTIDSDFSLELKNILDEEFNPSEPNAVWCSDITYIWTYEGFVYLTSIMDLFSRKIIAWELSTTLEAKWVVETINRAKKARRIDKPLVMHSDRGIQYTCSAYKEATEGLINSYSKKAFPWDNACIESFHALIKREWINRFKILDYNHAYRLVFEYIEAFYNTVRIHSHCGYLSPNQYEVNYAKQLVKLYRKVS, from the coding sequence ATGGAAGATAAATTGAACGATGAAGGCGAACGCCGGCTGAATGTCAGCGGGGTGCTTAGAGTATTAGGCGTTTCAAGAAATGGCTACTATTCATATAGAAAAAGACTTCCTTCTGATAGACAAAAACGCAAGGAAGCGATTATGGAAAAAATAATGGCAATATACAACGAATCTCATCAGAATTATGGAGCTCCAAAAATCACAAAGGTACTGCAAAGTGAGGGAGAAAAAATCAGTGAGAAGACAGTCGGAAACTATATGCATGAGCTAGGAATTAGAGCTCAATATGTTAAACCGTATACTGTTACAACGATAGATTCAGACTTTAGCTTAGAACTAAAAAATATATTGGATGAGGAATTTAACCCAAGTGAGCCAAATGCTGTTTGGTGTTCAGATATAACTTACATTTGGACCTATGAAGGATTTGTATATTTAACAAGTATTATGGACTTGTTTTCCCGTAAAATCATAGCATGGGAGCTTAGTACAACCCTAGAAGCTAAATGGGTTGTAGAAACGATTAATAGAGCGAAGAAAGCAAGAAGAATAGATAAGCCATTGGTCATGCACAGTGACAGGGGCATACAATATACCTGTAGTGCATATAAGGAGGCAACAGAAGGACTTATAAACAGTTATTCAAAGAAAGCTTTTCCATGGGACAATGCATGTATAGAATCATTCCATGCATTAATTAAGAGGGAGTGGATAAACAGATTTAAAATATTAGATTATAATCACGCATATCGCCTTGTATTTGAATACATAGAGGCATTTTATAACACTGTCAGGATTCATAGTCATTGTGGATATTTATCACCAAATCAATATGAGGTAAATTACGCAAAGCAACTGGTAAAATTATACAGGAAGGTAAGCTAA
- a CDS encoding transposase — protein MAIQYTEEFKINAVKYWNDHQDLGIGKCAKNLGISKSALSNWGKAYTINDGTIPTRGRGNFESDDAKEIARLRKELRDTQDALDILKKAIGILGK, from the coding sequence ATGGCTATACAGTACACAGAGGAATTCAAAATCAATGCAGTAAAATACTGGAATGATCATCAGGATTTAGGCATCGGAAAGTGCGCAAAGAACTTAGGAATCAGTAAAAGTGCTCTTTCTAATTGGGGGAAAGCCTATACAATTAATGACGGCACGATCCCTACAAGAGGGCGTGGTAATTTCGAAAGCGACGATGCTAAGGAAATAGCTAGACTACGTAAAGAGTTACGTGATACTCAAGATGCACTTGATATATTAAAAAAAGCAATCGGCATACTGGGAAAATGA
- the tnpB gene encoding IS66 family insertion sequence element accessory protein TnpB (TnpB, as the term is used for proteins encoded by IS66 family insertion elements, is considered an accessory protein, since TnpC, encoded by a neighboring gene, is a DDE family transposase.) → MLNDASGFSQVFIACGYTDMRLGIDGLASMVQSSFQLDPFHTGILFLFCGRRTDRIKGLVFEGDGFLLLYKRLEKGRFQWPRSETEMKTLTPQQYKWLMEGLAIEQKKAIQKISSVAIL, encoded by the coding sequence ATGCTGAATGATGCATCCGGCTTTTCACAAGTGTTTATTGCCTGTGGATATACGGATATGCGGCTTGGCATTGATGGTCTGGCATCAATGGTTCAAAGCAGCTTCCAGCTGGATCCCTTTCATACAGGAATACTGTTTCTCTTCTGTGGCAGGAGAACAGACCGGATTAAGGGACTTGTGTTCGAAGGTGATGGCTTTCTGCTCCTTTATAAACGTCTTGAAAAAGGCCGGTTTCAGTGGCCCAGAAGCGAAACAGAAATGAAAACTCTGACACCACAGCAGTATAAATGGCTGATGGAGGGTCTTGCGATTGAACAGAAAAAAGCTATACAAAAAATCTCATCTGTAGCAATCCTGTAA
- the tnpC gene encoding IS66 family transposase, protein MELLNKNMNLLLEQLKVSNQARFGSSSEKIDIEISEQLQLCFNEAEVTIATAGEIAEPTIEQVVSGHTRRVKPQGKRDADLEGLPIRVEEHFLSEEKLQELFGGSYRRLPDEVYKKLDFHPATFEVVEHHVAVYCGNKNQTIVRADRPSELLKNSIVTPSLLAAVLNAKYINSLPLYRLEQEFKRYDVNISRQVMSNWVITGSERYLSLLYDRMHDELYKSHVLHADETPFKVTKDGRDTMTNSYMWVYRSGKDGGGPPAILYEYQKTRKSDHPAQFLKEFQGVVVCDGYQSYHKIANERPDELKVAGCWTHARRRFAQLCKALGKEKAKGTLAEAAVGQIAAIYHVDNSLSDLKQDEKLRERQLHVKPLVEAFFTWVKANRHTVPEKSETGKAFTYCINQVNGKPYVYY, encoded by the coding sequence ATGGAGCTGCTAAACAAAAACATGAATCTATTATTAGAGCAGCTAAAGGTCTCCAATCAAGCAAGGTTTGGAAGTTCCTCTGAAAAGATTGATATAGAGATTTCAGAACAACTTCAATTATGTTTTAACGAAGCAGAGGTTACCATTGCTACTGCAGGAGAGATTGCAGAGCCAACAATAGAGCAAGTAGTGTCTGGGCATACACGTCGTGTAAAACCCCAAGGGAAACGAGATGCGGATTTGGAGGGGTTACCTATTCGTGTGGAGGAACACTTTCTTTCAGAGGAGAAGCTACAGGAACTTTTCGGTGGTAGCTATCGTAGGCTACCTGATGAAGTTTATAAAAAACTTGATTTTCATCCTGCAACCTTTGAAGTTGTAGAACATCACGTAGCCGTGTATTGCGGTAATAAAAATCAGACAATCGTACGGGCAGATCGTCCTTCAGAGCTATTGAAAAATAGCATTGTTACACCTTCGCTTCTTGCTGCAGTATTAAATGCTAAATATATAAACTCCCTACCTTTGTATCGTCTTGAGCAGGAATTTAAAAGGTATGATGTAAATATCTCAAGACAGGTAATGTCTAACTGGGTCATTACTGGAAGTGAACGATATTTATCGCTTCTTTATGACCGGATGCATGATGAGCTTTATAAAAGTCATGTGCTTCATGCAGATGAAACCCCATTTAAGGTAACAAAGGATGGACGTGATACCATGACCAATAGTTACATGTGGGTATATCGCTCTGGTAAGGATGGTGGAGGGCCCCCAGCAATCCTATATGAGTATCAGAAAACTCGTAAATCAGATCATCCTGCACAGTTCTTAAAGGAGTTCCAGGGCGTAGTGGTTTGTGATGGTTATCAAAGCTATCATAAGATAGCCAATGAGCGGCCTGATGAACTGAAAGTGGCAGGATGCTGGACTCATGCGAGAAGACGCTTCGCCCAGCTATGCAAAGCCCTTGGCAAAGAGAAAGCCAAAGGAACTCTAGCAGAAGCTGCAGTTGGTCAGATAGCAGCTATCTACCATGTGGATAATAGCCTATCAGATCTTAAACAAGATGAAAAACTACGTGAACGACAACTTCATGTCAAGCCTTTAGTAGAGGCCTTCTTTACGTGGGTAAAAGCCAATAGGCATACAGTTCCTGAAAAATCTGAAACAGGAAAAGCTTTTACTTATTGCATAAATCAAGTAAACGGTAAACCATACGTATATTACTGA
- the tnpC gene encoding IS66 family transposase: protein MANKHTLEELNNCSREELITLVLMMQGQLDALNSNIEKLIEQVRIANSYRFGRHTETLSSIEGQYSFFDEAEMACDESAPEPDPEEVLPSRRGKKKKGQRNLDLKDFAEEIIPPYSVPKEQLDAFYGEGNWRRMPDESYKRLRHEPESWTVEIHTIEVYVGTDGDHQDEFIRGDRPKDLLRNSIVTPSLLASILNVKYVNSSALHRIEQEFERNGVNISRQTMSNWIIKSSNKYFAPFVERMKQELLKLHVTQSDETPTQVIKDSDHPNSRCYMWVHRSGELYRDKPIVIYEYQKGRDHQIPLEFYKDYKGVLVTDSLQQYHLVDKKLPNVTNANCWAHARRDFADALKAADKDNPKVLKQSVAYQALQRIAEFYSADTELKGLSSEERLQKRLEVIKPLVEEFFTWVKQQVADCAVPPQSKTGRGLQFCLNQEKYLKVFLTDGDVPIDNSASERAIRTFCLGKKNWMFHNTARGAGASAMVYSISETAKLNNLRPYYYFKYILTELPKLCDEQGNIDPTDLDYLMPWSESLPDECRKPRH from the coding sequence ATGGCAAACAAGCATACCCTTGAGGAACTAAATAACTGTAGCCGTGAAGAACTGATTACCCTTGTACTGATGATGCAGGGTCAGCTCGACGCTTTAAATTCAAACATCGAAAAGCTTATTGAGCAGGTGCGTATCGCTAACAGCTACAGATTCGGCAGGCATACCGAAACCTTAAGCTCCATAGAAGGTCAGTACTCATTCTTTGATGAGGCTGAAATGGCCTGTGACGAATCAGCTCCGGAACCGGATCCTGAGGAGGTCCTTCCTTCAAGGAGAGGTAAAAAGAAGAAGGGTCAGCGTAATCTTGATCTTAAGGACTTTGCGGAGGAGATTATCCCTCCTTACAGTGTACCCAAGGAACAGCTTGATGCCTTTTATGGCGAAGGCAACTGGAGACGCATGCCGGATGAGAGCTATAAAAGGCTTCGTCATGAGCCTGAATCATGGACGGTTGAGATACATACTATCGAGGTATATGTAGGTACCGACGGTGATCATCAGGATGAGTTTATTCGTGGTGACAGACCCAAGGACCTTTTAAGAAACAGTATAGTTACACCGTCACTGCTGGCATCTATCCTGAATGTAAAGTATGTCAACTCCTCAGCCCTTCACCGTATAGAGCAGGAGTTTGAACGTAATGGCGTAAACATATCCAGGCAGACCATGTCTAACTGGATAATAAAGAGTTCCAATAAGTATTTCGCTCCTTTTGTGGAACGCATGAAACAGGAATTGTTAAAGCTTCATGTAACCCAGTCAGATGAGACACCGACTCAGGTAATAAAGGACAGCGACCACCCTAACAGCCGGTGCTACATGTGGGTCCACCGCTCCGGAGAACTGTATAGGGACAAGCCCATCGTGATATATGAGTATCAGAAAGGGCGTGACCACCAGATACCTCTGGAGTTCTACAAGGATTACAAAGGAGTCCTTGTAACAGACAGCCTTCAGCAGTACCATTTGGTAGATAAAAAGCTACCAAATGTAACAAATGCAAACTGCTGGGCACATGCGAGGCGTGATTTCGCCGATGCGTTAAAGGCTGCGGACAAAGATAATCCAAAGGTGCTAAAACAATCCGTTGCATATCAGGCGTTGCAGAGGATTGCTGAATTCTATAGTGCTGACACAGAGCTGAAAGGACTCTCATCAGAGGAACGACTTCAAAAACGGCTGGAAGTAATCAAGCCGTTAGTTGAGGAATTCTTTACGTGGGTAAAACAGCAGGTGGCTGATTGTGCTGTTCCGCCCCAGAGCAAGACCGGCCGGGGCTTGCAGTTCTGCCTTAATCAGGAAAAATATCTAAAAGTATTCCTGACAGATGGTGATGTACCGATAGATAACTCGGCCTCAGAGAGAGCTATTCGGACCTTCTGTCTAGGTAAGAAAAACTGGATGTTTCACAACACAGCCAGAGGAGCCGGTGCCAGTGCAATGGTTTACAGTATATCAGAGACAGCAAAGCTTAATAACCTGCGTCCTTATTACTACTTTAAATATATACTCACTGAGCTGCCAAAGCTCTGTGATGAACAAGGAAATATAGATCCTACAGATCTGGATTACTTGATGCCATGGTCAGAGAGTCTTCCGGACGAATGCAGGAAACCACGCCACTGA
- the tnpA gene encoding IS66 family insertion sequence element accessory protein TnpA: MNTQLVAKEVKFAQWNALVQECMASGLKVKDWCQQNNISKDAYYYWLRKLREAACDSVDTNFVRVPDQCIPSSFHSSFSTELTITMGSITINVNSSTPQCLIESTIRAVTNAE; encoded by the coding sequence ATGAATACACAATTAGTAGCAAAAGAAGTTAAGTTCGCCCAATGGAACGCTTTGGTGCAGGAATGTATGGCAAGCGGCTTGAAAGTCAAAGACTGGTGCCAACAGAACAACATAAGTAAAGATGCTTATTACTACTGGCTTCGGAAATTACGCGAGGCCGCATGTGATTCTGTTGATACGAACTTTGTCCGTGTTCCGGATCAATGCATACCCTCATCTTTTCATTCTTCATTTTCGACAGAGCTTACGATAACAATGGGTTCTATAACAATCAACGTTAACTCCTCGACGCCACAGTGTCTCATAGAATCGACCATCCGGGCGGTGACAAATGCTGAATGA
- a CDS encoding XRE family transcriptional regulator, producing MKQIGKKLSEIRIEKGLSQPELADCLTSIGITTTGQKISKWETDYSVPNAYQFLGLCNVLDIRDVLETFEIKDNPLSQLDKAGKQKVEEYVDLLILSGKYNKKSATVIPFTRQIKLFDIPVSAGTGQFLDSDAYELIDIGSEVPDSADFGLRISGNSMEPEYIDGQIVWVHQQDVLNDGEIGIFGYDNNAYCKKLSLTTAGTKLISLNSEYSPIEVQKNGVLHVFGKVVGKKGVYENA from the coding sequence ATGAAGCAAATAGGTAAGAAATTATCAGAAATTAGAATAGAAAAAGGACTTTCACAACCTGAACTTGCAGATTGTCTAACATCAATTGGTATAACTACAACTGGACAAAAAATAAGCAAATGGGAAACTGACTATTCTGTACCCAATGCCTATCAGTTTTTAGGACTTTGCAATGTATTGGATATTAGAGACGTACTTGAAACGTTTGAAATAAAAGATAACCCACTCTCACAGCTTGATAAAGCCGGAAAGCAAAAGGTAGAAGAATATGTTGACCTGCTTATTCTGAGCGGAAAATATAACAAAAAATCTGCCACTGTGATTCCATTCACACGACAGATAAAACTCTTTGATATTCCAGTATCTGCCGGAACTGGTCAGTTCCTTGACTCCGATGCGTATGAACTTATTGATATTGGAAGTGAAGTCCCTGATTCTGCTGATTTTGGACTTCGTATCTCTGGTAATAGTATGGAGCCTGAATATATAGATGGTCAGATTGTATGGGTTCATCAGCAGGATGTACTAAATGATGGTGAGATTGGAATCTTTGGATATGATAATAATGCCTACTGTAAGAAGCTTTCGCTTACTACAGCAGGCACCAAATTAATTTCATTAAATTCAGAATATTCTCCGATTGAGGTTCAGAAGAATGGAGTATTACATGTATTTGGGAAAGTCGTAGGAAAGAAAGGAGTTTACGAAAATGCCTAA
- the tnpC gene encoding IS66 family transposase, with protein sequence MDKKYSEAELNSFNKAALISLFLSVQTMAGELSNTVTAQKEQLNQMNQKLDLLLEQLNISKQHQFGRSSEKMDIAGQLSLDECFNEAEGIMTNKYVLEPELEQICPSPYTRKKAKGKREQDLKDLPVKVISHELSEEELLSRLGTKWKRLPDEVYKRLAFHPATFEVEEHHVAVYAGMDGQTIIRGNRPVDLLRNSIATPSLEAAIMNSKYVNAIPLYRLEQEFARNDVNLSRQVMANWTIQCGERYLSLLYDRLHQEIYKCKVLQADETPVLVSKDGRAAGSKSYMWVYRTGKMYHSEPIVLYEYQRTRNTSHPREFLKDYSGTVVTDGYQVYHTLEKEREDLKIAGCWSHARRHFSNVTKTLGKEKSKGTLANDALKQIAAIYKIEGMLKNLTAEERKQQRQLMVKPLVDAFFAWIEEHQSTVLPKSETGKGFTYCLNQEKYLRVFLDDGNVPADNNAAEGAIRGFCIGKANWHLIDTIDGAKASAIIYSIAETAKANHLKPYNYFEHLLTEIPKHMDDKSLDFLNNLLPWSEALPESCKKQKQ encoded by the coding sequence ATGGACAAAAAATACTCTGAAGCTGAACTGAATAGTTTTAATAAAGCAGCGCTGATTAGTCTGTTCTTGTCCGTGCAAACCATGGCAGGTGAACTTTCTAACACCGTTACTGCCCAGAAAGAACAGCTGAACCAGATGAACCAGAAGCTTGATCTTCTGTTGGAGCAGCTTAATATCTCGAAGCAGCACCAGTTCGGCCGTTCCTCCGAAAAGATGGATATCGCAGGCCAGCTCAGTCTTGACGAATGCTTTAATGAAGCCGAGGGCATTATGACTAACAAGTATGTCCTGGAACCAGAACTGGAGCAGATATGTCCCAGTCCCTATACACGCAAAAAAGCAAAGGGAAAACGTGAACAGGATCTGAAGGATCTTCCGGTTAAAGTGATCTCACATGAACTATCTGAAGAGGAACTGCTTTCCCGTTTAGGGACCAAGTGGAAGCGTCTCCCAGATGAAGTATACAAAAGATTGGCATTCCACCCTGCTACTTTTGAAGTAGAGGAACACCATGTAGCTGTTTATGCGGGCATGGATGGTCAGACCATCATACGAGGCAACCGTCCAGTGGATCTACTTCGCAATAGCATTGCCACGCCATCCCTAGAAGCTGCTATCATGAACAGCAAGTATGTCAATGCCATTCCGCTGTACCGTCTAGAGCAGGAATTCGCACGAAATGATGTAAACCTTTCCAGACAGGTCATGGCAAACTGGACAATCCAGTGTGGTGAACGTTATTTGTCACTTTTGTACGATCGTCTCCATCAGGAAATATATAAATGCAAGGTACTCCAGGCTGATGAAACACCTGTATTAGTAAGTAAGGACGGTAGGGCAGCCGGTTCTAAGAGTTATATGTGGGTCTACCGTACCGGGAAGATGTATCATTCTGAACCCATTGTACTGTATGAATATCAACGGACTCGGAATACAAGCCATCCGAGGGAATTCCTTAAGGATTACAGCGGCACGGTAGTAACGGATGGATATCAGGTGTACCACACACTTGAAAAAGAGCGGGAGGACCTTAAGATTGCAGGTTGTTGGAGCCACGCTCGCCGACACTTTTCAAATGTAACCAAGACACTTGGCAAGGAAAAGTCGAAAGGGACGCTGGCAAATGATGCCTTGAAGCAGATCGCCGCCATCTATAAAATCGAAGGTATGCTGAAAAACCTGACAGCAGAAGAAAGGAAACAACAGCGACAACTGATGGTTAAACCACTTGTCGATGCTTTCTTCGCATGGATTGAAGAACATCAGTCTACAGTACTTCCGAAATCAGAGACCGGAAAAGGATTCACCTACTGCCTTAATCAGGAGAAATACCTAAGAGTATTCCTTGATGATGGTAACGTTCCTGCTGATAATAACGCAGCCGAAGGTGCTATCCGAGGTTTCTGTATAGGTAAAGCGAACTGGCATCTGATAGATACCATTGACGGAGCGAAAGCCAGTGCAATCATCTATAGTATTGCGGAAACTGCAAAGGCAAATCACCTGAAACCTTATAATTATTTCGAGCATCTCTTGACCGAGATTCCGAAACATATGGATGACAAAAGTTTGGACTTTCTTAACAATCTACTTCCATGGTCAGAAGCACTACCAGAATCCTGTAAAAAGCAAAAACAATAG
- the tnpB gene encoding IS66 family insertion sequence element accessory protein TnpB (TnpB, as the term is used for proteins encoded by IS66 family insertion elements, is considered an accessory protein, since TnpC, encoded by a neighboring gene, is a DDE family transposase.) gives MLEDAARIRRVVLACGAVDLRKGIDGLAMIIGDKYNQNPFEKGTLFLFCGRKSDRIKGLLWMGNGFLLLYKRFEDGALSWPRTIHEAAVLTEDQFNYLMLGLNPLDPKIKEVTPRKVC, from the coding sequence ATGCTTGAAGATGCGGCCAGGATTCGGCGTGTAGTGCTGGCCTGTGGTGCTGTCGACCTGAGAAAAGGAATCGACGGTCTGGCGATGATTATCGGAGATAAATATAATCAGAACCCGTTTGAAAAGGGAACCCTGTTCCTGTTTTGCGGAAGGAAGTCAGACCGTATAAAGGGGCTTCTATGGATGGGAAACGGATTCCTGCTCCTATATAAAAGGTTTGAGGATGGGGCACTTTCCTGGCCTCGAACCATTCATGAGGCTGCAGTGCTTACTGAGGATCAGTTCAATTATCTGATGCTCGGTCTTAACCCCTTGGACCCCAAAATTAAGGAGGTTACACCCAGGAAGGTTTGCTGA
- the tnpA gene encoding IS66 family insertion sequence element accessory protein TnpA, translated as MNAKNMKKEYNLKQWHLIIQDCRNSGMKVDDWCKQNDVNRNSYYYWYKKIREAACEVLTESNVAVSPSFASVPMNVIEPINNGNQGSLNISIGKVKIEVTENTSPDILRMVLEVLSNA; from the coding sequence ATGAATGCAAAAAATATGAAAAAGGAATATAACTTAAAGCAATGGCATCTTATAATTCAAGACTGCCGTAACAGTGGCATGAAAGTAGACGACTGGTGTAAACAAAACGATGTTAATCGTAATTCATACTATTATTGGTATAAAAAGATTCGTGAAGCTGCATGTGAAGTTTTAACCGAAAGCAATGTAGCCGTATCACCTTCCTTTGCATCTGTTCCTATGAATGTAATTGAACCTATCAATAATGGAAATCAAGGGTCACTAAACATATCTATTGGTAAAGTTAAAATAGAAGTTACAGAGAACACTTCACCTGATATACTACGTATGGTGCTGGAGGTACTTTCTAATGCTTAA
- the tnpB gene encoding IS66 family insertion sequence element accessory protein TnpB (TnpB, as the term is used for proteins encoded by IS66 family insertion elements, is considered an accessory protein, since TnpC, encoded by a neighboring gene, is a DDE family transposase.), producing the protein MLNDATGFKAVYIACGYTDLRRGIDGLSVIIDKTFHLNPFESGTLFLFCGRRTDRIKGLLWEGDGFLLLYKRLENGKFQWPRNEDEVRQMTSQQFRWLMEGLSVEPKKVVHTVKPKRTA; encoded by the coding sequence ATGCTTAATGATGCTACAGGTTTTAAGGCTGTATATATCGCCTGTGGTTATACCGACCTGCGGCGTGGTATAGATGGTTTATCTGTTATTATTGATAAAACCTTTCATCTAAATCCTTTTGAGTCTGGTACCTTATTTCTCTTTTGCGGAAGGAGAACTGATCGTATCAAGGGACTTTTATGGGAGGGAGATGGTTTTCTATTGCTCTACAAACGCCTTGAAAATGGCAAGTTCCAATGGCCAAGAAATGAAGATGAAGTGCGTCAAATGACATCACAACAATTTCGTTGGTTGATGGAAGGACTATCAGTAGAGCCAAAAAAAGTTGTCCACACAGTCAAACCAAAACGGACTGCATAG
- a CDS encoding Y-family DNA polymerase — protein sequence MSIIIIDKSDDEKGGSLLVTYLGNLYVTAINNYMKDRIILHSDANAFYASVELLHRPELRGKPVAVGGDPENRHWYYVKKKYKLNRENLLLFSLPSCIILPVALRNLPHIDLVINIHNDYES from the coding sequence ATGAGTATTATAATAATAGATAAATCAGATGATGAGAAAGGAGGAAGTCTGCTAGTAACATATTTAGGGAATTTATATGTTACTGCCATAAATAATTATATGAAAGATAGAATTATACTACATTCAGATGCGAATGCATTTTATGCCAGTGTAGAATTGCTGCATCGCCCCGAACTTCGGGGAAAACCAGTAGCGGTTGGTGGTGATCCAGAAAATAGGCATTGGTACTATGTCAAGAAAAAGTACAAGTTAAATCGGGAAAATTTATTATTATTTAGCTTACCTTCCTGTATAATTTTACCAGTTGCTTTGCGTAATTTACCTCATATTGATTTGGTGATAAATATCCACAATGACTATGAATCCTGA
- a CDS encoding zinc ribbon domain-containing protein, translating into MWDKAQEIRKGRYKKNSLIIEGTREKYSRKFAFSSMCECGFCGTFFSRRSHHQDTQHKKPVWKCTNATKNGIANCPNSKAIDEVIIENAFLEAFRLLADNFDDVLDSVLETVESTISNNEDAIKVKRIETSISNLEYKRKKLTDMLLDDKISKDAYDEKYDEFTTKISRAKEERDYFLVNANTQHNVGKRMKELRQRLTEVDVLDTFDRVVFESIVEKVIVGDVNEDGSVDPYKLTFVLKGNGKKAISDAKDRYMNLLKNSN; encoded by the coding sequence ATGTGGGACAAGGCACAGGAAATACGAAAGGGTAGATATAAAAAGAATTCGCTTATCATAGAAGGGACTCGCGAAAAGTATTCAAGAAAATTTGCATTTAGCAGTATGTGTGAGTGTGGTTTTTGCGGAACATTTTTTTCGAGACGTTCTCATCATCAGGATACACAACATAAGAAACCAGTATGGAAGTGTACTAATGCAACAAAGAATGGAATTGCAAACTGTCCTAATAGTAAGGCGATAGATGAAGTAATCATTGAGAACGCATTTTTGGAAGCATTCAGGCTTCTAGCAGACAATTTTGATGATGTTCTGGATTCTGTTCTTGAAACAGTAGAATCCACTATTTCAAATAATGAAGATGCGATAAAAGTTAAGCGCATTGAAACAAGCATTAGTAACCTGGAGTATAAGAGAAAGAAATTGACCGATATGTTATTGGATGATAAAATTTCTAAAGACGCGTATGATGAAAAATACGATGAATTCACTACTAAAATTTCTAGAGCAAAGGAAGAAAGAGATTATTTCCTTGTAAATGCGAATACCCAGCACAATGTTGGGAAACGTATGAAAGAATTGCGACAGAGACTGACGGAAGTAGATGTACTTGATACTTTTGACCGAGTAGTATTTGAAAGTATTGTTGAAAAAGTAATTGTAGGCGATGTTAATGAGGATGGCTCAGTAGATCCATATAAATTAACCTTTGTACTAAAAGGTAATGGTAAAAAAGCGATTTCTGATGCAAAAGACAGATATATGAATTTGCTGAAGAATAGCAATTAA
- a CDS encoding transposase → MSKQFDKKFKEDAVRYYFDHKDLGLKGCSDKLGVSRTALSVWVKEAKENNGEVPTRGSGNYESDEAKENARLRRELRDTQDALEILKKAIGILGN, encoded by the coding sequence ATGAGTAAACAGTTTGACAAAAAATTTAAAGAGGATGCCGTCCGATATTACTTTGATCATAAAGATTTAGGTCTCAAAGGATGTTCAGATAAGTTGGGGGTTAGCCGTACAGCACTTAGCGTATGGGTTAAAGAAGCAAAAGAAAACAATGGTGAAGTACCAACTAGGGGTTCAGGCAATTATGAAAGCGATGAAGCCAAGGAAAACGCGAGGCTACGCAGAGAGTTAAGAGATACACAGGATGCATTAGAAATATTAAAAAAAGCGATCGGCATCCTGGGAAACTGA